The genomic window ACCGCGTCGACCTCGGCGACGGCCTCGCGCACCGTGGTCGCCCGCGTTCCGCCGCCTAGTCGGGCCGCCAGCGCTTGTGCCTTGTCCCACGATCGCCCGGCAACCGTGATCGCATGTCCCGCTCGCGCCCAGCGCCCGCCCAACGCGGCGGCCATCGCGCCGGTGCCGAGAATTCCGATCCGCATTCTTGCTCCCTTGTGTCCGTTGCGTCGACGGCTACGGTAGGAAACCGATGCACACCGATCGGTGCGCGACAGACGGGTGATCATCGCGACATGAGCGAACGCAGTGAGCGAATCATGTGCCAGCGCGCATCGCGCATGCCGGAGCCGAGCGCCAGCGAGGCGCAGGCATGAGCGACTACCAGGACCACTGCGGTGAACTCGTCGCGGACTGCCGGCTCCGTGCGGTGACCGACCTGTTCGCCCACACCTGGGACCCGGTCGTGCTGGCCGCGTTGCACGGCGCACCCCGCCGCCGCAGCGAATTGCGCGCCGCCATCGGTGGAATCAGCGACAAAGCCCTCACCGAAGCCTTGCACCGCCTACTCGGCCACGGCCTGATCGAGCGCCACCGCTTCGCCCAAGCGCCACCGCGCGTCGAATACGGCCTGACCACGTTGGGCGCGAGCCTGGTCGACGGCCCGATGCAAGCCATGGCCGAGTGGATCCGGCACCACGGCGACGCCCTCCTCGCTGCCCAGGAGCTACCCGAAAAGGCCCCTCAAAGATCCCCGGGTTCCTCGGCCAGCAGCGTGACTTCCAGCCACGGCATCGCGGGTTGATAGGGAGCCCACCGCTGCGCCTCGACGGTCAACACGGCCAAGCCGAGATGGGCAGCGACAGCGGCGGTGTGGGCGGCGGAGGCGTCGGCGACGGCTGGGCGGTCCTCGGTGAGGTCGCCGAGCACCACCGACACCGCCCCGATCTCGCTGATGTTGCCGAGGCCGGACAACTCGATATTGTCGACGTTCTCCACGACACCGGCCCATTCCGCGAGTCGCTCGTTGGTATGACCGGCCTGCGCAACCGCCATGGCGACGGCGGGGACAGCGATCTGCATCGGCTGAGCGGCGAGGTTCGACAACAGCAGGGTCACCGTGTCGCTGCCGTCGAGGTAGGCGCGGATCACCGTGTCATCGAGGACATACCCGAGATTGATCACGGGCGAGCCGCCCGCGCCTCGGCTTCGGCGACCAGACGTCGGGTAAGCCGGTCGGCGGCTGCCACGGCCTGTGCGTTGCTCCTGGCGGCGGCCATTCGGGACTCGTAGGCGAGGCGATTGACGGTCCGGCGCTGCTCGTGCTCGGCGATCAAGCGGGCCACCGTGTCACCGAGAGTGTCCCCTTTCGGGGTGAGTCGCTGCAGGTCAGCGTGCACTTTCCGAGATGTGGTTATGGTGGTCGGCTTTTCGGTCATGAAAAAACCATAGCCACCATGGCTGCGACATGGAACTCATCGACGGCGAGTCCTGACGGCGTGTCCGTGCAGGGAAATTGGAAAGCCCCTCACCTGCGGAGCAAGTGAGGGGCTTTGGCGGTGGCGGAGGGATTTGAACCCTCGGAGGGGGGTTACCCCTCACACGCTTTCGAGGCGTGCTCCTTAGGCCGCTCGGACACGCCACCGCCGACTAGGTTACCCGACCGGGTGCGGATCGCTAAATCGGCTGGCGAGGTGGGGTGTGGGGCGCTCAGCGCTGGGTGCGGAAGAAGTCGTCGAGGAGGGCGGCGCATTCCGGTTCGAGGACGCCGCCGCGGACCTGCGGGCGGTGGTTGAGCCGACGGTCGCGCACCACGTCCCACAGCGAGCCGACGGCGCCCGTCTTCGGCTCCCACGCGCCGAACACCAGCCGTCCGACACGGGCCAGCACGAGCGCGCCCGCGCACATCGTGCACGGCTCGAGGGTGACGGCCAGGGTCGCGCCTTCCAGCCGCCAGCCGTCGCCGTGCACCTCGGCAGCCCGGCGCAGCGCGAGTACTTCGGCGTGCGCGGTCGGGTCGCCGAGGGCTTCCCTGGCGTTGGCCGCGCGGGCCAGCTCCCGGCCGGACGCGTCGAAGACCACCGCGCCGACGGGCACGTCGCGCGGATCGGCGGCCGCGGCCGCCTCGAGCGCGGCGCGCATCATCGCGACGTCGGACACGAGCGGGTTCTCGGGCAGCACAGTCATGCCTGCGCCTCACCGACGCTCGGCTCTGGCATGCGCGAGGCACGCTGACACATCACCATGCGCGCACCGCGATCACCGCGGCAGCTTGTCCAGCACCGCCGAGAGTTCGTTGGCGAAGCCCAGCCGCTGCGCGATCATGCCGAGCTGCTCGTCCGGGTACAGGTCGGTCTCGGCGAGGATTACGCTCAGCACGGGCTCGGGCAGACCGAGGTCGGCGAGCACCGCGAGATCGCCCTCTTCCCACGGTTCGATGTCGTCGATTTCGTCGGGATCGATATCGGGGATTTCGATATTCAAGGCCTCGAGCACATCGGCGGCGATGTCGTAGTCGATCGCGGCGGTGGCGTCCGAGACGAGCAGCCTGGTGCCGCTCGGCGCGGGGCGCAGCACGATGAAGAACTCGTCGTCGATGTCCAGCAGCCCGAAGACCGCCCCGGAGCTGCGCAATGCCTTCAGCTCGTTTTCCGCGACGGACAAATCGGTGAGTGCCGCCTGGCTCAACGGACTACACCGCCATTTGCCTTCTTCGCGGACAACCGCCACTGCGAACCCTTCCACGTCGTCGTAGTCTTCCGACGCCGCCCTGTTCGTGCCCGAGCGCTGTGCTGCCATGGCCGCAACGGTAGTCGGCTCGAGCTCAAATGTTGAAGTCGTATGCGAATCTGTTCCGGTGACTCGCGACCAGAAAGCACCGGTGTGTGTCCTCGGGACGGGCCTGATCGGCGGTTCCCTGCTGCGCGCCGCCGTGGCGGCTGGTTATCCGGCATTCGGCTACAACAGATCGCAGTCCGGGGTGGCGGCCGCGCGGGCGGATGGTTTCGACGTCGACGACGACCTGCCCGGCGTGCTCGGCCGGGCCGCGGCCGACGACGCGCTGATCGTGATCGCGGTGCCGATGCCCGCCGTCGACCACATCCTCGCCTCGGTGGCCACCTTCGCGCCGGATTGCGTACTCACCGACGTGGTGAGCGTGAAGGCGCCGGTCGCGGCGGCCGTACACGAGCACGGTCTGGCCGCACGCTACGTCGGCGGGCATCCGATGGCGGGAACGTCCGAATCCGGTTGGGCGGCGACGGATCCCGAGTTGTTCCGCGGCGCGGTGTGGGCGGTCGGCGTCGATCCCGGCACACACGCGGACCCGTGGCGACGAGTTGCGGCGCTGGCGCTGGACTGCGGGTCGGTGGTGGTTCCGGTCGTCGCCGAGGAACACGATCGGGCCGTCGCCCGGATCTCGCACCTGCCGCATGTGCTCGCGGAGGCGCTGGCCATCGCGGGCGCGGGCGGCGGCGCGCTCGCACTCGGCCTGGCCGCGGGCTCGTTCCGCGACGGCACCCGGGTCGCGGGGACCGCGCCCGAGCTGGTGCGCGCCATTTGCGAACCGAATGCCGACGCCCTGCTCGCGGTGCTCGAGGAAACGCTGATCGTGCTCGGCGCGGCCCGCGACACCCTGGCCGAGGACGGCTCGCTCGCCGACCTCACGCGGGCCGGCCACGACGCACGGAACGACTACGAGACCGCGCGACGCTGGGAGATCACCGACGTACGCCCGGGCGACCACGACTGGCTGGAGCGACTGCGCGAGGCGGGACAGCGCGGCGGAGTGATCACGGCGATCGACTGATCGAAGGCGGTATCGACACCTACCGGCACATGGCCGGGTAATCGCCACGGCTACGACTCCGAGCGGCTGGTAACCACGGGCGCCCTGAGGACGGCAAGTGGAATCACCGGTGCACCCGTGGCGAGGAGCCGCTGACCCGGACCAGCGCGCGCGCAGGCGGCGCCGTTCAGATGCGTTCGGCCAGCCCCGGATAGTCCAACAGGAAACCGTCCTCGTCGACCGTGACGGTCGCGCTGGAGACCGGCGACAGCACGCTGATCCCGTCGGCGGCCGCGCTGTAGATCAGGCTGGCCTCCTGCACGAGGAGATCGGGCAGGCGCACGTACACCACCGGCACCTCGAGGTCGTCGACCGCGTGCTGCAAACCGTAGCGGCGGATCGGCAGGGTGTTGAAGAACGGGCTGAGCACCACGTCCACGTCCAGCGCGCCCGCGAAGGTGGAGCGGACGTGGCTGCCGCCCGCGTCGACCAGCCAGTAGTTCTCCTCGTCCCTCGCGATCGAGGCGTGCCGCTCCCCCGCCGCGGTGGTCGTGCGCAGCGAGAGCCGTTTCGTGGCGCCGTTCTCGTCGGTGACCAGGTCATAGGACGCGCTGAACGCGGGATGGTCCTCGCACGCGCCGCCGATCATGCGACCGGCCGCGCGGATGCGATTGCCGTTGAGCGTCACGCGCACCGACTCCATCCGTGTCGCGTTGTGCGCGCGCCAGGTAAGAATCGCCGGCCACCGAGGTGCCGCCGGTTTGCTGTCGGGGGCAGGGGCTGGATTGGTCACGTATCTACCGTAAGCGAAAAAAGCCGCCACCCTGATTTTTTACGGCGCTCGCGGGTCCCCGCGTGGTCACGCTGCGCCACCTCCTCCGGGCCCGTCGCGAACGCCGCGGCCATCACACGAGTGACTCACGCCATGCGGCGTGCAGTCCGGCGAACCGGCCCGCGCCTTCGATCAGTTCGGCGGGCGCGCCGTCCTCGACGATCCTGCCGTGCTCGAGCACCAGCACGCGGTCCGCGATCGCCACCGTGGACAGCCGGTGGGCGATGATCACGGCGGTGCGGTCCCGCAAGACCGTCTCCAGCGCCCGCTGCACCAGCCGCTCGCTGGGGATGTCCAGGCTGGAGGTGGCCTCGTCGAGCACGATGACCGCCGGATCGGCGAGGAAGACCCGCGCGAACGCGACCAACTGCCGCTGACCAGCGGAAAGCCTGCCGCCGCGCTTGCGAACATCGGTGTCGAAACCCTCGGGCAGTTTCACCACGAAGTCGTACAGCCCCACCGCGCGGGCCGCCGCGTGCACCTCGGCGTCGGTGGCCTCCGGCCTGCCGAGCCGGATGTTGTCGGCCACCGACCCGGAGAAGAGATAGGACTCCTGGGTGACCATCACGACATTGCGCCGCAGGTCCGCGTCGGAGACGCGGCGCAGGTCGATCCCGTCCAGCGTGACCGTGCCGCCGGACGGGTCGTAGAACCTGGTCAGCAGCTTGGCCAGGGTCGACTTGCCCGCGCCCGTCGCGCCGACCAGCGCGATGACCTGCCCCGCCGGAATCTCCAGCGAGAACTCGGGCAGCACCGGCCCGCGTCCGGGCGACGCCTTCGCGTCGAGCGCCTCCGGGCCGGGCGCGGAGTCGTAGCCGAACCACACCGCCTCCATCCGCACCGCGCCCGCGGCCTTGCCGATCGGCACCGGGTCCTTCGGTTCCGGCACCGAGGGCTGCTCCTCCAGCACGCCGGAGATCTTCTCCAGCGCCGCCGCCGCGGATTGGTAGGAGTTGAACACCTGGGCGAGTTCGTCCAGCGGACCGTAGAACTCGTTGAGGTACAGCAGGTAGGCCGCGAGCACGCCGACGGCGAGGTTGCCCTCGATCACCTGCCACGCGCCGACCACGATGACGATCACCGTGGTGAGGTTGCCGAGCAGCCGGGTGAGCCCCGCGTAATCGCCCATGCCGCGCATGGCGGCGGTGGTCGCGGTCCGGTACTCCGCGTCCTCGACGGCGAGCACCGCCTCGTTGCGCTGCTCGCGGCGGAAAGCCTGCACCGCGCGCATGCCGCCCATGGACTCGACGAACTGCACGACGACCTTGGCGATGGCGCCGCGGGTGCGCCGGTAGCCGGCGCGCTGCCTGCGCTGTGCCCACCTGGTGACCAGCGCCAGCGGCACGAAACCGACGAGCACGATCGCCGCGAGCGTCTGGTCCAGGTACACGAGCAGCACCGCGATGGTGACCACCGAGAGGATCGCGCTCAGCGCCTGGTTCAGCGCGCTCTCCAGCAGCTCCTGGAGGGTTTCGATGTCGCCGGTGAGCCGGGCGACCGCCTTGCCCGAGGTGTACTTCTCGTGGAAGCTCACACTCAGCCGCTGCATGTGCTCGAACAGCCGCACCCGCAGGTCGAACAGCACGCTCTGGCTGAGCCTGCCCGACACCCGCAAGAAGGTGAAAGTGGTGAGCACACTGATGCCGAGCACGCCGAGGTACCCAGCGACGGTGAGCGTCAGCGGCGTCCAATTGCCTTCGACGCCTTCGGAAATACCGGTGTCGAGCCCGTAGGCGATGAACAGCGGCGCCGACACGGTGGCCGCGTTGTCGACCACGATCAGCACCAGCGCGAGCACCGCGAGGCCGCGGTACGGGCGCACGAGATCGAGCAGCAGCCGCCGAGAGCGCCCGGCCAGCACCAGGTTTCCGGTCTCGGTGACCTCCTTGTCCTCGCTGGCGATACCGCGCCAGTCGGCGACCTCGTCGCGCGCGGCCGAATCCGGCTCGCTCGCAGCGTCTTTCGTCGCCGCCTCGGTCACACTCACGACACACCTCCCATCAGTTCGCGATAGCGGGCACTGGTGCGCAGCAGGTGATCGTGGCTGCCCTCGGCGACGATGCGGCCCTCGGCGAGCAGCGCGACCCGATCGGCCAGCGCCGCGGTGGATGGCCGGTGCGCGACGAGCAGCGTTGTCGCGCCCGCCAGTACGGTGCGCAGCCGCTCTTGCACCCGCTCCTCGGTCTCCACGTCCAGCGCCGACAGCGGGTCGTCGAGCACCATGATCCTGCCGCGCTGATCCGCGCCGTCGCGGCCGAGCACCGCACGGGCCAGGGCCAGCCGTTGCCGCTGACCGCCGGACAGGCTCAGCCCCTGCTCGCCGATCCTGGTGTCCAGACCCCACGGCAGCTTGTCGACGAAGTCCGTGGCCTGAGCGACGTCGAGCGCGCGGCGCACGTCCGCGTCGGTGGCCTCCGGATCGCCGAGCGCGACGTTCTCGCGCACGCTCGCCGAGAACAGCACCGGATCCTCGAACGCCACCGTCACCAGCGAGCGCAGGTCCGCGACCCGCATCGCGGCGATGTCGATGCCGTCGATGGTGATCGCGCCGCCGGTCACGTCGTAGAGCCGCGGAATCAGGTTGAGCAGCGCGGTCTTTCCGCTGCCCGTCGCGCCGACGAGCGCCACCGTCTCGCCCGGTCGCACCGTCAGCGAGACGCCGCGCAGCACTTCGCGTTCCGCTTCCGGCGTCGCGTCCGTGCCCTCGTCGTCGCCGCGCGGGAACGCGAAACGCACGTTGGCCAAGGTCAGTTCGCCCGCGACTCGCTCGGGCAAACGCACGGGATCGGCGGGATCGGTGATGTCGATCGGGGTGTCGATGATCTCCCAGTAGCGGTCGGCCGCGGTGCGCGCGTCGTTCAGCTCGGCGAGCAGGAAGCCGGTCCAGATGATCGGCCACTGCAGGAAGGTCGCCAGCGTGATGGACGCGACCAGGGTGCCGAGCGTCATCGTGCCGTGCGCCACCGCGTAACCGCCGTAGCCGAGCGCGAAGGCGATGGCGAGCTGGGGCATGCCCATCATGGCCGACCAGAGTTTGGCGTCGAGGCGCACTTTCGTCAGTTCGGTCTGCTGCAACTCGCGCGACTGCGTGGTGAACCGCGAACCGAAGAACAGGCCGCGGCCGAACGCCTTGAGGACGCGCACGCCCTGCACGGATTCCTCCGCGGTGGTCGCCAGGTCGCCGGACTGGTCCTGCGAGCGCCGCGAGGCCACCGCGTAGCGCCGCTCGAAGCTGGTCGCGATGAACACCAACGGAATCGCGATGAAGCCGAAGATCAGACCGACGCGCCAGCTCAGCGCGCACAGCACGAGCAGACCGACCGGGATCACCACGATGTGGATCACCAGGAACGGCCCCGCGAACGCGACGAACCGGCGCATGGTGGCCAAGTCGTCGACGGCGCGCGAGAGCAGCTGACCCGACTCCCAGGCATCGTGGCGGCCGATCGCCAGCGCTTGCAGTTTGCGGAAGATCTTGGCGCGCAAGGTGATCTCGAACGCCGTCGCGGGCTTGGAGACCAGCCAGCGCCTGCCCCAGATGCCGAACGCCTCGAGCAGGCCGAGCAGCAGTACAAGCAGCACCGGCACGACCGCACCGCCGAGATCGCGGTGCGCGATGGGGCCGTCGATGATGCGCGCGATCAGCAGCGGAATGACGACCGCGGTCAGGGTGGCGAGCACCGCCAGCGTGGTCGCCCCGATCAGGGCGGCCCGGTGCGGGCGCAGGTATGGCGCGAAGCGCCGCAGGGAATGCAGGCGGCCCGGCGTCGTCGCGGCGGGCCGCTCGGGTCTGTCCGCGTCCGATTCGGCCGACGGCAACTCCAGCGTTACTGACAAGGCTCCCCCTCGAGGTTTCGTGGATCGCGGTGTCCGAGAATCAGCCGCCCGGCGATGTTCGCACCGGGATCCGACATCTCAGGGTCGCATCAAGACCCGCTCCGGCCAACCGATTTTTCGCCCCACCGCATTCCCCCCGTGCCTCTGAGCTGCCCGAAGACCGGATGGACGCCGGGTCAGCGAATGCCGGCGCCTTCCGGTTCCCGCTCCTCCGCGTCCGGGAACGACTGCTGGCGGTAACCGCCGCGCAGCGTGCCTTCCAGATACGCGGCGCGGCAGGCGCGCCGGGCGATCTTGCCGCTGGAGGTGCGCGGAATCGACCCCGCGGGCACCAACAGCAGGTCGCGGACCGTCACGCCGTGCCGCTGCGCGATGGCGCCGCGCACCGTGTCGGCGATGGGTCCCGGCTCCGCCTTCGCCGCGCCGGTGGCCCGCTCGGCGACGACGACCAACTGCTCGGAGGTGTCCTCGGCGGCGAATCGGGTTGCCGCGCCTCCCTGTTCGAAGCTTTCGGACGGCAACTGGTTGGCGGGCACCGAGAACGCGGCGACGAAGCCGGGGCGCAGCGCGTCGCTCGCTTCCTGCGCGGTGTACTCCAGGTCCTGCGGGTAGTGGTTGCGGCCGTCCACGATCACCAGGTCCTTCACCCGGCCGGTGATGAAGAGCTCGCCGTCGAAGTAGGCGCCGAAATCGCCGGTGCGCATCCAGTTCGCGTCCTCGGCGGCCCCTTCCGCGCGGCTGCCTTCCGGCCGTCGGTGCAGCCGGTTGCGGAAGGTCGCGGCCGATTCCTCCGGCCGGCCCCAGTAACCGATGCCCATGTTGTTGCCGTGCAACCAGATCTCGCCGACCTCGCCGTCGGCCCGCTCGACGCCGGTCTCGGGATCGACGATCGCGGCCCACTGCGACAGCGACACGTAACCGCACGACACCTGCGCGATGGCATTGTCGGCATCCGGCTCGACCTGCACCATCCGGCCCGCGTTCAGTTCGCCGCGGTCCACGTAGACCACCTTGGCCTCGTCCTCGGCCCGCGTCGCCGAGACGAACAGGGTCGCCTCGGCCATGCCGTAGCAGGGCTTGATGGCGGTCTTGGACAAGCCATACGGGGCGAACGCGTCGTTGAACTTCTTCATAGACGTCACCGAGACCGGCTCGCTGCCGTTGATCAGACCGATGACGTTCGAAAGATCCAGTTCCTCGCCCGGCTTCGGCAGACCGCGCGCCGCGGCGTGCTCGAACGCGAAATTGGGTGCGGCGGCGAAAGTTCCGGCGCCATCGGAGACCGCGGCCAGCTCCTTGATCCAGCGGTACGGCCGGCGCACGAACGCGCTCGGCGACATGATCGTGATGAACCCGCCGCCGACGGTCGGCAGGATCACGCACAGCAGACCCATGTCGTGGAACAGCGGCAACCAGGTGACACCGCGCGAGTTCTCGCTCACGCCGATGGCGTCGATCATCTGCAGCAGGTTGGTGCCCACCGCGCGGTGGGTGATCTCCACGCCCGCGGGCGTCCTGGTGGAGCCGGAGGTGTACTGGAGGTAGGCGACGCTGTCGAGGTCGATATCCGGGCGGACCCAGCTGGTGCCGACACCGTCCGGGATCGCGTCCACGGCGATGATGCGCGGCCGCTGGGCGGCGGGTAGGTGCCGGAAGAAGTTCCGCACACCCGATGCCGCCGTGGAGACGGTGAGGATCACCGCGGGGTCGCAGTCGGTGAGCACCGCGTTCAGCCGGTCGGTGTGCCCCTGCTCCTCCGGATCGAACAGCGGCACCGCGATGGCGCCCGCGTACACCGCGGCGAACAGCGAGATCACGTAGTCCAGGCCCTGCGGCGCCAGGATCGCGACCCGGTCGCCCGCCTGCGCCACCTGCTGCAGCCGGGCCGCCACCGCGCGCAGCCGCACGCTGAACTGGCTCCAGGTCAAGTCCTGGTACTCGCCGTCGCGCTCGCGCGAGTAGTCGATGAACCGGTACGCGAGACCGTCCGGGCTCGCGGCGGTGTGCTGGTCGACGAAGTCGATCAGGGTCTTGTCACCCAGGATCGTGATGTTGCCCTGCTCGTCCAGATATTCGCCGTAGGTCTCGCGGATCATCGCCATCCTTTTCCAACGCACCGCGCGAAACCCCGCGCGGTGACACCGAACACAGATCGACAGCGGAGCGTCGGGAAGGCTAGCAGGTCCAGCTGTCCGCAGTCATGCGGCGCCAGCATCACCCACCGCCTTCCCCGCGTATCAATACCTTCCGAACGCGATCGCCACGTTGTGCCCGCCGAAGCCGAACGAGTTGTTGATCGCGTAGTCGATGCGGCCCTGCCGCACGCCGCCTTTGACGATGTCGAGGTCGACCTCGGGGTCCTGGTTCTCCAGATTCAGCGTCGGCGGGACGATGCCGTCGCGCACGCTCAGCACGGTGAGCACCGACTCCAGCGCGCCGACGGCGCCGATCGAATGGCCGAGCGCGGATTTCGGCGCGTAGACCGACGGGTGCGAGCCGACCGCCTTGCCGATCGCCAGCGCCTCGGCGGTGTCGCCGATCGGG from Nocardia bhagyanarayanae includes these protein-coding regions:
- a CDS encoding ABC transporter ATP-binding protein — its product is MTEAATKDAASEPDSAARDEVADWRGIASEDKEVTETGNLVLAGRSRRLLLDLVRPYRGLAVLALVLIVVDNAATVSAPLFIAYGLDTGISEGVEGNWTPLTLTVAGYLGVLGISVLTTFTFLRVSGRLSQSVLFDLRVRLFEHMQRLSVSFHEKYTSGKAVARLTGDIETLQELLESALNQALSAILSVVTIAVLLVYLDQTLAAIVLVGFVPLALVTRWAQRRQRAGYRRTRGAIAKVVVQFVESMGGMRAVQAFRREQRNEAVLAVEDAEYRTATTAAMRGMGDYAGLTRLLGNLTTVIVIVVGAWQVIEGNLAVGVLAAYLLYLNEFYGPLDELAQVFNSYQSAAAALEKISGVLEEQPSVPEPKDPVPIGKAAGAVRMEAVWFGYDSAPGPEALDAKASPGRGPVLPEFSLEIPAGQVIALVGATGAGKSTLAKLLTRFYDPSGGTVTLDGIDLRRVSDADLRRNVVMVTQESYLFSGSVADNIRLGRPEATDAEVHAAARAVGLYDFVVKLPEGFDTDVRKRGGRLSAGQRQLVAFARVFLADPAVIVLDEATSSLDIPSERLVQRALETVLRDRTAVIIAHRLSTVAIADRVLVLEHGRIVEDGAPAELIEGAGRFAGLHAAWRESLV
- a CDS encoding prephenate dehydrogenase, whose translation is MTRDQKAPVCVLGTGLIGGSLLRAAVAAGYPAFGYNRSQSGVAAARADGFDVDDDLPGVLGRAAADDALIVIAVPMPAVDHILASVATFAPDCVLTDVVSVKAPVAAAVHEHGLAARYVGGHPMAGTSESGWAATDPELFRGAVWAVGVDPGTHADPWRRVAALALDCGSVVVPVVAEEHDRAVARISHLPHVLAEALAIAGAGGGALALGLAAGSFRDGTRVAGTAPELVRAICEPNADALLAVLEETLIVLGAARDTLAEDGSLADLTRAGHDARNDYETARRWEITDVRPGDHDWLERLREAGQRGGVITAID
- a CDS encoding nucleoside deaminase; protein product: MTVLPENPLVSDVAMMRAALEAAAAADPRDVPVGAVVFDASGRELARAANAREALGDPTAHAEVLALRRAAEVHGDGWRLEGATLAVTLEPCTMCAGALVLARVGRLVFGAWEPKTGAVGSLWDVVRDRRLNHRPQVRGGVLEPECAALLDDFFRTQR
- a CDS encoding tRNA adenosine deaminase-associated protein, whose amino-acid sequence is MAAQRSGTNRAASEDYDDVEGFAVAVVREEGKWRCSPLSQAALTDLSVAENELKALRSSGAVFGLLDIDDEFFIVLRPAPSGTRLLVSDATAAIDYDIAADVLEALNIEIPDIDPDEIDDIEPWEEGDLAVLADLGLPEPVLSVILAETDLYPDEQLGMIAQRLGFANELSAVLDKLPR
- a CDS encoding putative glycolipid-binding domain-containing protein, whose product is MTNPAPAPDSKPAAPRWPAILTWRAHNATRMESVRVTLNGNRIRAAGRMIGGACEDHPAFSASYDLVTDENGATKRLSLRTTTAAGERHASIARDEENYWLVDAGGSHVRSTFAGALDVDVVLSPFFNTLPIRRYGLQHAVDDLEVPVVYVRLPDLLVQEASLIYSAAADGISVLSPVSSATVTVDEDGFLLDYPGLAERI
- the fadD32 gene encoding long-chain-fatty-acid--AMP ligase FadD32, with protein sequence MIRETYGEYLDEQGNITILGDKTLIDFVDQHTAASPDGLAYRFIDYSRERDGEYQDLTWSQFSVRLRAVAARLQQVAQAGDRVAILAPQGLDYVISLFAAVYAGAIAVPLFDPEEQGHTDRLNAVLTDCDPAVILTVSTAASGVRNFFRHLPAAQRPRIIAVDAIPDGVGTSWVRPDIDLDSVAYLQYTSGSTRTPAGVEITHRAVGTNLLQMIDAIGVSENSRGVTWLPLFHDMGLLCVILPTVGGGFITIMSPSAFVRRPYRWIKELAAVSDGAGTFAAAPNFAFEHAAARGLPKPGEELDLSNVIGLINGSEPVSVTSMKKFNDAFAPYGLSKTAIKPCYGMAEATLFVSATRAEDEAKVVYVDRGELNAGRMVQVEPDADNAIAQVSCGYVSLSQWAAIVDPETGVERADGEVGEIWLHGNNMGIGYWGRPEESAATFRNRLHRRPEGSRAEGAAEDANWMRTGDFGAYFDGELFITGRVKDLVIVDGRNHYPQDLEYTAQEASDALRPGFVAAFSVPANQLPSESFEQGGAATRFAAEDTSEQLVVVAERATGAAKAEPGPIADTVRGAIAQRHGVTVRDLLLVPAGSIPRTSSGKIARRACRAAYLEGTLRGGYRQQSFPDAEEREPEGAGIR
- a CDS encoding winged helix-turn-helix transcriptional regulator, translating into MSDYQDHCGELVADCRLRAVTDLFAHTWDPVVLAALHGAPRRRSELRAAIGGISDKALTEALHRLLGHGLIERHRFAQAPPRVEYGLTTLGASLVDGPMQAMAEWIRHHGDALLAAQELPEKAPQRSPGSSASSVTSSHGIAG
- a CDS encoding ABC transporter ATP-binding protein, with the translated sequence MSVTLELPSAESDADRPERPAATTPGRLHSLRRFAPYLRPHRAALIGATTLAVLATLTAVVIPLLIARIIDGPIAHRDLGGAVVPVLLVLLLGLLEAFGIWGRRWLVSKPATAFEITLRAKIFRKLQALAIGRHDAWESGQLLSRAVDDLATMRRFVAFAGPFLVIHIVVIPVGLLVLCALSWRVGLIFGFIAIPLVFIATSFERRYAVASRRSQDQSGDLATTAEESVQGVRVLKAFGRGLFFGSRFTTQSRELQQTELTKVRLDAKLWSAMMGMPQLAIAFALGYGGYAVAHGTMTLGTLVASITLATFLQWPIIWTGFLLAELNDARTAADRYWEIIDTPIDITDPADPVRLPERVAGELTLANVRFAFPRGDDEGTDATPEAEREVLRGVSLTVRPGETVALVGATGSGKTALLNLIPRLYDVTGGAITIDGIDIAAMRVADLRSLVTVAFEDPVLFSASVRENVALGDPEATDADVRRALDVAQATDFVDKLPWGLDTRIGEQGLSLSGGQRQRLALARAVLGRDGADQRGRIMVLDDPLSALDVETEERVQERLRTVLAGATTLLVAHRPSTAALADRVALLAEGRIVAEGSHDHLLRTSARYRELMGGVS